Proteins from a single region of Primulina tabacum isolate GXHZ01 chromosome 5, ASM2559414v2, whole genome shotgun sequence:
- the LOC142546859 gene encoding eukaryotic translation initiation factor 3 subunit B-like: MADVMSMEDIHATADRLGIDLSSVNLDSVRLPPGDDLGIISDDEDLKEGVSLKFEEGFGNIIVVDNLPVVPREKFEKLEGVVRKIYSQIGVIKEDGLWMPTDPDTQKTLGYCFIEYNTPEEAELAKANTHGYKLDKAHIFAVSMFDDIDKFMKVPEEWAPPETKPYTPGENLQKWLTDEKARDQFVIRAGSDTEVLWNDARQSKPELVYKKTYWTERFVQWSPLGTYLVTVHRQGVAVWGGDTTFNRLMRYAHPQVKLIDFSPGEKFLVTYSSHEPSNPRDTHRVVINIFDVRTGKVMRGFEGSADEFAIGGGVGSVSWPVFRWGGGKDDKYFARIGKNVVSVYETQTFSLVDKKSMKVDSVMDISWSPTDAILALFVPELGGGNQPARVSLVQIPSKDELRQKNLFSVSDCKMYWQSNGDYLAVIVDRYTKTKKSTYTGFELFRIKERDIPIEVLELENKSDKIIAFAWEPKGHRFAVIHGDNPRPDVSFYSMRSGNTGRVTKLITLKGKQANALYWSPAGRFIILAGLKGFNGQLEFYNVDELETMGTNEHFMATDVEWDPTGRYVMTAVTSVHEMENGFNVWSFNGKLLYKILKDHFFQFLWRPRPPSVLSPEKEEEIAKSLKKYSKKYEAEDQDVSLLLSEQDREKRRMLKEEWDRWVSEWRRFHEEEKLYRQELRDGEASDEEEEYEAKEIEVEELLDVSEEVISFD, from the exons ATGGCGGATGTTATGTCCATGGAAGACATTCACGCCACAGCTGACCGGCTCGGAATCGATTTGTCTTCCGTCAATCTGGACTCCGTCCGTCTCCCTCCTGGCGATGATTTAGGAATTATCAG CGATGATGAAGATTTGAAGGAGGGGGTGTctctgaagttcgaggagggtttTGGGAACATAATTGTGGTGGATAATTTACCTGTGGTGCCTAGGGAGAAATTCGAGAAATTGGAAGGGGTCGTGCGCAAAATCTACAGTCAGATTGGGGTTATTAAAGAAGATGGTCTTTGGATGCCCACCGATCCTGACACTCAGAAAACCTTAGGATATTGTTTCATAGAATACAATACTCCAGAG GAAGCTGAATTAGCTAAGGCGAATACGCATGGGTACAAGTTAGACAAAGCCCACATATTTGCTGTCAGCATGTTTGATGATATTGATAAATTTATGAAGGTTCCGGAGGAGTGGGCACCTCCTGAAACTAAGCCTTACACACCAGGG GAAAATCTGCAAAAATGGCTGACAGATGAGAAGGCGAGGGATCAGTTTGTGATTCGTGCTGGCTCAGACACCGAAGTTTTATGGAATGATGCCAGACAGTCGAAACCTGAGCTTGTTTACAAGAAAACC TATTGGACAGAAAGGTTCGTGCAGTGGTCTCCATTGGGGACTTACCTGGTCACAGTACATAGGCAGGGTGTTGCTGTTTGGGGTGGTGATACCACCTTTAACCGACTGATGCGATATGCTCATCCCCAG GTAAAACTGATTGATTTTTCTCCTGGAGAGAAATTTTTGGTGACCTACAGCAGCCATGAACCAAGCAACCCTCGTGATACTCAT AGGGTTGTAATAAACATTTTTGATGTGAGAACTGGAAAAGTCATGCGAGGTTTTGAAGGGAGTGCAGATGAATTTGCAATTGGTGGAGGTGTCGGTAGTGTATCTTGGCCGGTTTTCAG GTGGGGTGGTGGAAAAGATGACAAGTACTTTGCCAGGATAGGGAAAAATGTAGTTTCTGTATATGAAACTCAGACCTTTAGTCTCGTCGACAAGAAATCTATGAAGGTTGATAGTGTTATGGACATCAGTTGGTCACCCACGGATGCCATTCTTGCTCTTTTTGTTCCTGAACTTGGAGGAGGAAATCAGCCTGCAAGG GTGAGTCTTGTGCAAATCCCAAGCAAAGATGAGTTGAGACAGAAGAATCTCTTTAGTGTCAGTGATTGTAAAATGTACTGGCAAAGCAATGGTGATTACCTTGCTGTTATAGTTGATCGGTACACAAAAACCAAAAAAAGCACATATACTGGCTTTGAGCTTTTCAGAATCAAAGAACGAGACATACCAATTGAGGTACTGGAGCTAGAAAACAAGAGTGATAAGATCATTGCATTTGCTTGGGAGCCAAAGGGCCACAGATTTGCAGTTATCCATGGTGATAATCCAAGGCCAGACGTTAGTTTCTACTCAATGCGCAGTGGTAACACTGGCCGTGTGACGAAGCTCATTACACTGAAGGGCAAACAGGCAAATGCTCTCTACTGGTCCCCAGCTGGTCGCTTCATTATATTGGCAGGATTGAAAGGTTTTAATGGGCAATTGGAGTTTTACAATGTTGATGAACTTGAAACCATGGGAACCAATGAGCATTTCATGGCAACAGATGTTGAGTGGGACCCAACGGGAAG ATATGTGATGACAGCGGTTACATCTGTTCACGAGATGGAAAATGGATTCAATGTCTGGTCCTTCAATGGAAAGCTGCTATATAAAATACTCAAGGATCATTTCTTCCAA TTTTTATGGCGCCCAAGGCCCCCATCTGTTTTGAGCCCTGAGAAGGAAGAAGAGATCGCCAAGAGCTTGAAAAAATACAGCAAGAAGTATGAAGCGGAGGATCAAGATGTTTCTTTGCTACTGAGCGAGCAGGATCGAGAGAAGAGGAGAATGTTGAAAGAAGAGTGGGATCGGTGGGTCAGTGAATGGAGGCGATTCCACGAAGAAGAGAAACTCTACCGGCAGGAGCTGCGAGATGGTGAAGCCAGTGATGAAGAGGAGGAATATGAGGCCAAAGAAATCGAAGTTGAAGAGTTATTGGATGTTTCGGAGGAGGTAATTTCCTTCGACTAG